CCGACACCGTGCCCGGCACCTATGAGGATATCGACGAGGCCGATCTGGTGGTGCTGGTCGGCTCCAATCTCGCGTGGTGCCACCCGGTGCTGTATCAGCGCCTTCTGTCGGCGCGGAAATCCCGCGGCACGCGGATCGTCGTGATCGACCCGCGCCGCACGGCAAGCTGTGACGGGGCGGACATGCACCTGGCCTTGCAGCCGGGCAGCGATGTGGCGCTGTTCAACCGGCTGCTCGGGACCATCCATGAACGCGGCGCCGCTGACGCCGGTTTCCTGTCCCACACGGACGGCTATGACGATGCGGTCGCGGCGGCGCTGGCCGACGATGCCGCGGTCACCGGCCTGTCCAGCCGGCAGATCGAGGCGTTCTGCGCCCTGTGGATACGAACCGAAAAGGTGGTGACGATCTATTCGCAGGGCGTGAACCAGTCCACATCCGGCACCGACAAGGTCAACGCCATTCTCAATTGCCACCTTGCCACCGGCCGGATCGGCAGGCCGGGAATGGGGCCGCTGTCGGTCACCGGCCAGCCCAACGCCATGGGCGGGCGCGAGGTCGGCGGGCTGGCCAATACGCTGGCCTGTCACCTCGACCTGGAAAATCCCGATCATCGCGGCGCGGTGCGCACCTTCTGGGATGCGCCGCGGATGCCCGATGCGCCGGGCCTGAAGGCGGTGGACATGTTCCGCGCGGTTGGCGACGGCCGGATCAAGGCGCTCTGGATCATCCACACGAACCCGGCTGTCACGATGCCCGAGGCGGACGCGGTGCGAGATGCCATCGCGGGGTGCGAGTTCACCGTGGTCAGCGACATCAGCGCCACGACCGACACCGCGCGGCTGGCCGATGTGCTGCTGCCCGCCACCGCCTGGGGCGAAAAGGACGGCACCGTCACCAATTCCGACCGCACGATCAGCCGCCAGCGCGCTGTTCTCGCCGCCCCCGGCGCCGCCCGTCCCGATTGGGCGATCCTGGCCGAGGTCGGGCGGCGCATGGGCCATGACCGGGCGTTCGACTATGACAGCCCCGCCGAGATCTTTCGCGAACACGCGGCGCTGTCGCGCATCGCGGGTCAGTTCGGACGGGATTTCGACATCTCGGGGTTCGCCGATCTGGACGACCGCGCCTATGCCGGGCTGGCCCCGGTCCGCTGGCCCGTGACCCGAACGCGCGCGGGCGGGCGTTTCTTTGCCGACGGCCGGTTCTTCCATGCAGGCGGAAACGCCCGTATCGTCCCGGTCACCTGCCGTCCGCCGGCGGCGAAGACCGGGCCGCGCTACCCGTTTCGTCTCAATACCGGGCGGCTGCGCGACCAGTGGCATACGATGACACGCACGGCGCTCAGCCCCCGCCTGTCGGCCCATCTGCCCGAGCCCTTCATCGACCTGCATCCCGACGACGCCCAATCCCTGGGTATCCATGCGGCCGATCTCGTGCAGGTGCAAAACCGGCATGGCCAGGCCATCCTGCGCGCCCGGATCACCGATGCGGTCCAGCCCGGCCAGGTCTTTGCGCCGATGCACTGGACCGGCGAAACCGCCCCCTCGGCCCGGATCGATGCGCTGGTGGCGGCCATGACCGACCCGGTCTCGGGCCAGCCGGAAAGCAAGGCCAGCGTGGTGGCGCTGACCCGTTTTGACGCGGCCTGGTATGGCTTTGCCGTATCACGCGACGCGATGTTGCCGAACGCGGATTACTGGGCCATGGCACGCACCGAACATGGGTATCGGGCCGAGCTGGCAGGCCGGGATCCCCGCGCGGACTGGGAGGCCGAGGCCCGGCGCCTGTTCCGGTCCCCCGGTTCCAGCGCCGTGTCGATCAGCGATGCCGGGCGCGGCGTGGCCCGGGTGGCGCTCTACATGGGGCGAGCGTTGATCGGCGCGCTGTTCGTCGCCCCCCGTCCCGTTGCGGTGATGCGCGACTATCTGGTGACCTTGCCGGGGCAGGCGGCAGAGGGCATCCTGCTGGGCCGCCCGGCGGCGGACGTGCCGAACCCCGGCCCGGTTCTGTGTTCCTGCCTGGGGGTGGGGGTGAACACCATTGTCGAGGCCGTGGAAACCCGGGGCCTGGTATCGGTCGAAGCCATCGGCGAGGCCTTGGGCGCGGGCACGAATTGCGGGTCCTGCCGCTCGGAGATCGCGGCGATCCTGCGCGGGTTGACCGCCCCGGAGGCAGCGCAATGAGCCTCGGGGATCATTTGCGGACCCGCGGATACAGAGCGGATCGGTCCCGATCCCGAACCGACCGGAGACCCGTGTCGCCAAACGCCAGAGCGGGAACGGCGCACTCTGACGACAAGGCCAACGCCCTGCCCAATGACGCCCGCGGGCCGGCCACGGCATTGATCCGGCTCGATTGCGCAAATCGGGGGCTGAGCGGGCGTCCCCTTGCCCTCGGCAGACCTAGCCCACCAGAGCGCGGCCATGCAGATGGTGCTGTTCGGCCAGTTTCCGGCCCATCCTGCCCTTTTGCAACGATCGCGCCGCTTCGAGGACTTTGCCCTGCTCAGCGAGGTCGGGGAACAGCGTCAGGATTTCCGCACGCGCCGCGGGGCCGACGGCCTTCATTGCTTCGGGGCCGGTGAACAGGGATTCGGTTTCCGCACCGTCCGAGACGACAATCTCATGCTGGTTGAGCAGGAAGTGGAAATACTCGATTTCGGTGACATCGGTGGCGGGGTCGATGCCGCCCATTGCAAGCAACTGCCTGGCGGCGACCAGAACCTCGATCGTGCCGAACATGTTTCGCGCGATCTTTGACCGCACCAGGATGCGATGCTGCGGCGAGACCAGCAGATCGCGGGTCGGGGTCCCCTTGCCCAAAGCGCCGGCACGAATGCGGATCGGGCGCAGTTTCGGATTGCGCGCGAGCATTGCCGCCGTCACCCGTTTCGAACCGATCCAGAGAATGGGCTTTGCGCCGTGATCCTTGGTCAGGACCATGTCACCAACTGCAAGCGTCTCGACGGGAACTTCTCCGGCGGGGGTCGCGATCAGCGTACCGGCGGCAAAACAGACCAGAGAGGTGTCCAGATCCCCACCCAGTGGCGGAGGGTCCGTGCCTTCAAGTTCGGGTTCGCCCCTGTTGAAATCGACCGTTGACACATGTTCGGACAGATAGGCCGAAGACTTTTCATAGGGCGCGGTCGAAAAGATGAAAAGCTCACCCCCGTCACGAACGATCACATAGTAATTGCCCTCGTCATCCAGAAAATGGCCTTCGTAATTTCCGATCTTGTCTCCACCGACCTTGTAGATCGTGTCGGGGTCGTTGCCGAACAGCCCTTCGCCATCCAGCGTAAAGAACGTGTCACCCTCGTCGCGGTCCTCGATGCCGCCGGTTTCCGGACGCCCCACCGATGTATAGTCC
This is a stretch of genomic DNA from Pukyongiella litopenaei. It encodes these proteins:
- a CDS encoding nitrate reductase translates to MDGSGLPETRSTCPYCGVGCGVLLRPDGRGGLDVRGDPDHPANFGRLCSKGAALAETVGQAHRLLAPRVDGRQTDWDTALQQVADRFSATIGRHGPDSVAFYVSGQLLTEDYYVANKLMKGFIGSANIDTNSRLCMASSVAGHKRAFGADTVPGTYEDIDEADLVVLVGSNLAWCHPVLYQRLLSARKSRGTRIVVIDPRRTASCDGADMHLALQPGSDVALFNRLLGTIHERGAADAGFLSHTDGYDDAVAAALADDAAVTGLSSRQIEAFCALWIRTEKVVTIYSQGVNQSTSGTDKVNAILNCHLATGRIGRPGMGPLSVTGQPNAMGGREVGGLANTLACHLDLENPDHRGAVRTFWDAPRMPDAPGLKAVDMFRAVGDGRIKALWIIHTNPAVTMPEADAVRDAIAGCEFTVVSDISATTDTARLADVLLPATAWGEKDGTVTNSDRTISRQRAVLAAPGAARPDWAILAEVGRRMGHDRAFDYDSPAEIFREHAALSRIAGQFGRDFDISGFADLDDRAYAGLAPVRWPVTRTRAGGRFFADGRFFHAGGNARIVPVTCRPPAAKTGPRYPFRLNTGRLRDQWHTMTRTALSPRLSAHLPEPFIDLHPDDAQSLGIHAADLVQVQNRHGQAILRARITDAVQPGQVFAPMHWTGETAPSARIDALVAAMTDPVSGQPESKASVVALTRFDAAWYGFAVSRDAMLPNADYWAMARTEHGYRAELAGRDPRADWEAEARRLFRSPGSSAVSISDAGRGVARVALYMGRALIGALFVAPRPVAVMRDYLVTLPGQAAEGILLGRPAADVPNPGPVLCSCLGVGVNTIVEAVETRGLVSVEAIGEALGAGTNCGSCRSEIAAILRGLTAPEAAQ
- a CDS encoding Hint domain-containing protein; the encoded protein is MADFLTAALNKSFLEYDKRGLDNQWDYTSVGRPETGGIEDRDEGDTFFTLDGEGLFGNDPDTIYKVGGDKIGNYEGHFLDDEGNYYVIVRDGGELFIFSTAPYEKSSAYLSEHVSTVDFNRGEPELEGTDPPPLGGDLDTSLVCFAAGTLIATPAGEVPVETLAVGDMVLTKDHGAKPILWIGSKRVTAAMLARNPKLRPIRIRAGALGKGTPTRDLLVSPQHRILVRSKIARNMFGTIEVLVAARQLLAMGGIDPATDVTEIEYFHFLLNQHEIVVSDGAETESLFTGPEAMKAVGPAARAEILTLFPDLAEQGKVLEAARSLQKGRMGRKLAEQHHLHGRALVG